In Chloroflexota bacterium, the DNA window AGTTGGAGATCGTGCGATTGACGATGGACAACTGGACGCAGGCGCAAGCGGACAGCGCGTTGAACAAGGATTTATTGCGAATGCCGGCGGCGCGCGTGACCTACATCGGCTTTAACGTGAAAAAAGCGCCGTTCACGGACAAGAACGTGCGCCGCGCGTTTTCGTACGCGTTGGACCGCGACGGCTTTGTGCGCGATGTGCTCAAGGGTTTGGGCAAGCCGTACACATCGTGGATTCCGCCGGGCATTCCAGGGTACGATGCGAGCGCGACCGTGCCGGGGTACGATCCGAGCGCGGCGCAACGCGCGTTGATTGACAACGGCTATGGGACGGCGGACAAGCAGAAAATTGATTGCGCTAAACTTGGCGTGATCAAATTGTCGTACAGCAACACGCCGCGCACCCAGGTGTTGTTCAGTCTCATCGCCGCGAATCTCACGCGTGTGTTCGCCTGCCCGGTTCTGCTCGATCCTGTCGAACCGAACGCGTATCCGGTCTACGTGCGCGATCCGAAAACGACGCCGCAGTTATTTTTGATTCCGTGGGAAGGCGAGTATTTGCATCCGCAAGACTGGTTGTTTTTGCAATCGTGCAAAGGCGTGTACGCGCAACGCATCGGTTATTGCAACAAGGATTTTGACGCGGCGTTGGCGGCGGCGAACCAAGAACTCGATGCCGAACAGGCGCTTGAAAAGTACAAAGCCGCGCAACGAATTTTTATTGGCGATATTGCCGGCGCGTTTTTGTGGAACAATGAAAACGCGTATCTCGTCAAGCCGTACGTGCTTGGCGTGCGCGAGCATCTCGGCGCGTTGGACGCGGCTTGGGCGGGGCAGTCTGGTCCAGTGAATACTTATGCAATTGACACGACCAAAGTCGGCGCGGCGTATCCGACGAAGTAGCCGTGATTTTGGATTTCTGATTTTCGATTTTTCCTGGCGTCAATCACTGGGACTGCTTTTTGCGAGGTCGCAAGTCCTTGACTTTTCTCTTTCCTGTGCTACACTATGGCTGTCAGTGGCGTTTAGCCAGAATTGCTAAAGCCAGAAAAGAGGAGCCATGTCAAAGAAGACATTTTTCGCGGCGTTCGTCGCGGCGCTACTCGTTCTCATCGCAAGTGAAACTCCAAATGTTGCCGCGCAAGTACCGCTCGCGCACGGGGCGACGTATCTTGACAACCAGTGGCATACGACTAGTCCCGACGCCACTTTGTGGTACGCGTTTGTTTCTGCCGGTGATCGCAACACGGTGACGCTTAGACTGATGAATGGCGTACAACTGGGAATGCTGTTCAACGTGTACGCGCCGGACAAGCCGAGCGATCAGCCGATTGGGCGCGGTACATCATCGCTTGTCCCCTGCAATAACGGCGACAAGTGTCCTTCCCCTGATCTCACCTGGACAGGTGGGGCAATCAGCGCCGGGACGTACTATGTCGAGGTCATCAACAAGACCTCAGTCGCAAAGAGTTTTCTGCTTACTAGTTCAAACTTGGGAGTAACAACGCCGGCCCAAACGACCGTCGTCTATGTGTCTCCATACATCGCGCCCTACACGTCGCCGTACGTTCAGCCATACGCGCCGCCTTCGTATGTTCAGCCAAATGTGCCGCAATACACCCAGCCATACGGCGTGCCATACTATGGTCAGCCGTATGCTCAACCGTACTACATGCCTGGGTCTGTCTCGCCGGCTCCACGCTATCCCAAGTCAAGCTGTTGCTATCCGTACTACTCGCCTTATTACCACACTCCCCAGTACGGTTATCCATACTATCGCTAGTTTGTGCAGGCACTCGACGTTTCGACAGAATGCCTTCAAGTATTTGCAAATAAAAATCCGTTCTCGCGTTTCGCAGAGAACGGATTTTTTTCGTGGGAACTCACAGATGCCTACGGAAGATTTCCGCGTGCTTCTGTGTGCTTCTGTGGCGGATCAGATGTACCACAGATCGCCCTCGAACTCAAAGCCGATGCTTTCCTGTTGCCACTCTTTTTTCTTGGCGAGCAACCACGCGAGAAATTGCTCGCGCTTGTCGAGATAGTGATCGCCCTTGCCATAGCCGGTCAGCACGGCAATGTCTTCCTCGATGATTTCGCCGCGCCGATCCATATAGTGTCCGCGCACCATCGTTTCGCGGCAGCCGCCGAACAACCGCACCAACTCGTCCGCGGTTTTGCGGATTCGCTTTTGAAACACGCGTTTCGGAATGCGTTTGTCGAACAGCGTGGATGGAACATAGACGACGCATTCGATTGGGAGATGCACTACATCGCGCGGTTTGGTCTTGAACGGAAACCGCGAGACCCATTCGTCGTCGAGGCGTGGTTTGCTGGCGCGTGATTTGGGCATAGGGTTATCCTTGGGCGGTGGCTTTTTGAACGCGTTGGAAATAGTACCATAACCCCGCGCTCAAAATGCAAAAGCCAATTACGGTCAGCGACAAGACGATCATATTCGATTGCTGGAAGGCATGGACGAAATCGCCGTTCGGGTTGAGCATCGTTTGGAAGAACACCGTCGTGGTCAGCGCGAACAGGATGACCCAGAGCCAACGATTGTATTGAAAGATGCCTTTGCCATGTAAATACTTGATCGGCAACATTTCAAAGAACACCGATTGAACGCCGAGCGCAAAGATCAGCAACAACGTGGTATGCAACCATGCCCCTTCATCAATCAGCGGCGTCAACAACCACGCGGCAATTGCCAGGATGCCCATCGCACCGAGCGCGATAAAATGTGATGGGATCTCAAAGTGCGGATCATCCACATCTTCGATGCCGGCGGGATTACCGAACAACAACCCAGGTGTCAGCCCGGAGAATCGCGAGAACATCGCCGAGAGAATCGAGAGCAAAAGATTTCCGCCATGCAAGCGAATCGTTCCGCGCGAGCCGCGGCGGCGCAGATAGGCATATTGCGCAAGGTCGTCAATGACGCCGATAACCCCGGCGGACAAGGCGAGCGCGGCGATCAACAGCCAGCCCGCTGGTTGTGTGATATCGAAACTGGGATCGAGATACGCGAACACGATGCCGTAAAGCACGAGCATGAATCCCAGTTTGATCACCCAGCCCAGCAAACTGAGACGCCATTTAGCGAACGTGTCGTCGAACTGGGTTGCCGCATTGCGAATGCCGTAGATCACCGGGCGAATCGGCGCAAACCATGCCGCAATTTCCGGTTCGTGCGATTCGAGCACGTCGTTCAACATGTTGCCGAAAAAGCCCATCGCGAGCGCGAGGACGAGCGCGAGCAGAAAATTCGTGATCAACGCCGCGACATTCAAGGCGCCAAATAACGAAGGTGTCGCGATGTGATCGCGGAAATAACTGCTTGCGCCGGCGACGAGCGGACAGTTCGCCGTGTTCGGCGTTGGCTTGCAATCGGCGAGCCACAATCCCGCGCCATCCACCGAACGCGCGTAGACTTGATTATCGCGCAGACGGCTGTGCCGCGTTGTATCGGCGACCGCACCGTTCGGGTAGACAAGTTGCACATCGTCGCTTTGCGAGTTCAATGTCAACCCGGTTTGCGCGCGTGTGAACACCCGGAAACCGCGTGGCGCAATCGTCGTGCCTGACGGAATGATGTACGCTCCGCCGCCGTTTGCCGTGTGCGCAAGTTGCCAACCGCTCAAATCCACGGACGAATCGCCAAGGTTGTAAAGTTCGATCCATTCGTTTTCCGCGTTCCGATCTGGCACGCGATACTCGTTGAGCACGATAGTCGTCGGAAAGGTCGGCATCGCGAGAACCGTAGCAGGTGGCAACGGAGTTGAGGTTGCCACGACGACTGGCTCTGGCGCCGTTGCCGTTTGTGTAGCCAATGGTATGTTGGGACCAGCGCTCGGCTCCGGCGAAGGAATCGTCGAGACCGTAACTCTGGTTGGCTCAGGTGTGCTTGTCGGAGCGGGAGTCGGAACCGGCGCGCGAGTGGGATCATCCCGCCGGTCAGCCAAGGGTTCCCGTGGCTCGCGCGGCTCTTGTGGCTCAGGTTGTTGCGGCGGTTCTTTTGGCGGTGGACAACCCGTGCGCCCGCACTGCGCGCTTGCCGGCAAAGCCAGGGGCGCGGCGAGCGCCAACAACACGAACGCGCCGAGCAGAGCGATCATCAATACGAAAAAAATTCTTGGCATGGCATCCTCGATCATTACAGAGCGAGCGGATAAAATCGTAGAGACTTGCGGAGAGAACGAGGCAGAACGTGCTGGGGCTGTTCGGTCGGCAAGTCGTCACCTGGGTTGATCGAGCATCAGCACTCGATCCATGAGCATGGATTCGCAACAAACGCACGACGATACTAATGCAATCGGTTGTGAGTGTCAATAGGGACGACTATCCCCAATCAAAATTCTCGCGTTTTTTTAATACCGTTTTTATTGGTGGACGATTCTCTCTCGCGCGATTCTTACTGGTTTGCCGATATAATCGGATAATGATATAATGGATTGCGTACGAGAAATTATACTCCAATGAGGGAGAGACTATGGCTGATGGTACACCGCAAACATCCGGCATTCAAGTTTCGCGCAGCGAAGAAGAGTGGCTCGAAGATCAAGTGCGTCGCTCGGTCTGGGTGACGCAGTGGGACAAGGTGATTGACAAACTGATTGACCCGCTTTACAACTGGGGACGCCGCAACTCGGTTTGGCCCATGGGTTTTGGCTTGGCGTGTTGCGCGATTGAAATGATTTGCACCTCGGCGAGCCGATTCGACATCTCGCGATTTGGCATGGAACTATTTCGCGCGTCGCCGCGTCAAGCCGACTTGATGCTCGTTTCCGGCACGGTGACGAAAAAGATGGCGCCCGCGGTCGTCCGCCTCTACAATCAAATGGCGGAACCCAAGTACGTCCTCGCGATGGGCGCGTGCGCCAGCGCGGGCGGTCCTTTCAAAGAAGGTTACAGCGTGGTGTCCGGCGTGGACAAACTCGTGCCGGTGGATGTGTACGTCCCAGGTTGTCCGCCCACCCCGCAAGCCCTGCTCTATGGTTTGATGCAACTCCAAAAGAAAATTGACAAGCAATCCGTTCGCGAGGTCGCGTGGTATCGCAAAGGTGAAACCGAAGGCGTCCCCGAACCGGTGCTCGGTCCCGATCTGTTCGATCCGCGCCGCGCCGAAGAAATCACCGCGCTCGCGCGTGATCCGCAATCGCTCGCCGCGCGCGCCGTCAAGATTCAAACCAAAGCCGATGCCAAGGCAGAGAAAAAATAATAAAGTTGAAAGCCAAGTCCACAGTACTTTTCACTTTCGACTTTAACCTGAGGAGTTTCTGACAATGGCTGTCAACGCGCCACCTGCTCCAACTGAAAAACAAGTTACGACTGCTTTTGACGCGCCGAGCGTCGCCGAAAAAATCAAAATCAAGTTTCCCGATGCGGTCGAATCCGCGGCGGGGCAGAACCTCGTCATCAAAGGCGAGCGTTTGCTCGACGCCGCGCGCATTCTACACGACGAACTGGGATTCGATTATCTCCACAACGTCACAAGCGTAGATTTCCCAGATCGTTTCGAGGTCGTTTATCAACTGTCTTCCATCGAACGGCAGGGCGTACCGCTGACGCTCAAAGTCAACGCGCAGCGTCAAGACCCGGCGGTGCCGTCGCTGGTGTCGGTGTATCGCGGCGCGGACTTTCAGGAACGCGAAGTCTACGATATGATGGGCATTCGGTTCCTGGGTCATCCGAACCTCCGTCGCATTTTGATGTGGGATGGCTTTGAAGGTTTCCCGCTCCGCAAAGATTACCACGAGCCGTACTACGAAGACGACAAGAAACCGTTCGGCACGCGTTGGGATCAAGGGCATCACGTCATCGCCGAAGACCGCAATCCTTGGCATGACAATGTGATCTATCCCGCGAATTTTGACGCGGTGTCGTACAAACCACAGCGCGACACGGTGCGAACCGTTGGCGCAGCAGAAGCAGTCGCAACCAAACTCAAGACCGACAAAATCGTTTTGAACATCGGACCGCAACACCCTTCGACGCACGGCGTGTTGCGTTTGAAAACGACGCTCGACGGCGAAACGATTGTCGCGGTCGAGCCAGTGCTGGGTTACTTGCATCGCAATCACGAAAAAATCGGCGAGCGCAACACGTTCCTCGGTAACATTCCGTTCACCGACCGCCTCGATTATTTTACCTCGATGAACAACAATCACGCGTACGTGATTGGCGTTGAAAAATTGATGGGTCTCAAGGTGCCCGAACGCGCCGAATACATTCGCATTATCATGGCGGAGTTGACGCGTTTCGTCAGTCACCTTTCGTTTCTCGGGTTTCTCTTCAACGACCTGGGCGCGTTCTACACGCCGCTCCTGTACGGTTTGGAAGAACGCGAGCTGGTGCTCGATTTGTTCGAAGCCGCGTCTGGCTCGCGCATGATGTGCAACTATATGCGCTTTGGCGGCGTCGCGCGCGAATTGCCCGATGGCTTTCTCGACAAAGTGAGTTATCTCGCGAACGAGCGTTTCCCGCGCGTGATGGATGAGTTTGACCGATTCCTGACCGGCAACGAAATTTTCCTTGCGCGCACCCAGGGCGTAGGCGTTCTCACGCGCGAGCAAGCGATCAATTACAGCACCGCCGGGCCGGTCTTGCGCGGATCGGGCGTCAAGTACGATGTGCGCCGCGCCGAGCCGTACTCGATTTATGATCGGTTCGAGTTCGATATTCCGACCGGCACGACCGGGGACGTGCACGCGCGGTTCATGATGCGGTTCTGGGAAGCGCACCAAAGCATTCGGATTCTGCAACAAGCGCTCAAGCAAATTCAGCCGGGCGAAATCATGACCGGTAAAAAGAACTATCAGGTGCGCGTGCCCAAGGGCGAAGTCTACGGACGCGGCGAGAATCCCAAAGGCGAACTGGGATTCTACCTGGTCAGCGATGGCAATCCCAATCCGTACCGTTATCACGTTCGCTCACCATCGTTTATCAACCTGACTTCGATGAATGAGATGTCGGTTGGACACAAAGTGGCTGACCTGATCATCATTCTTGGCTCGCACGATGTTGTGATGGGCGAAGTGGACCGATAGCACTGACCCCTACCCTAACCCTCCCCCGTCAAACCGGGGAGGGAAAATGCGGAGGACTGACGATGAGTTTCGGATTAGGCGTACTGCGCGGAATGGGTGTGACCTTGCGCCGCGCGATCAAGACATATCAAGGCGATTTCAAACATCTCGGCAAACCATACGAGCCGACCGCGTTCGCGGAACGACAGAGTGTCAAGGGGAGCGGCATCTTTACGGTGCAGTATCCCGAAGAAAAACTCAAGCCGCCGGAAAATTTCCGGTTCGTGCCGTTTCTCGTTTACGATCCCAAGTTGGATGAAAAGGGCAAGCCGGTCATTGACGCGGCGACCGGCAAAGAAGCGATCGGTTACGAACGATGTACCTCGTGCGGCATTTGCGCCAAGGTGTGTCCGCCGCAATGCATCTGGATTGTGCGCGCGACGAAACCCGAAGGCAAGCCGCGACCAAAATGCACCGAGTTTTACATTGACATTGATGTCTGCATGAACTGTGGCATGTGCGCCGAGTTCTGCCCGTTCGATGCGATCAAGATGGATCACGATTATGAGTTGGGCGACTACGAACGACACGTCGGACACATCCACGATATTACGCGCTTGATGAAATCTTCGACGTACCACGCGCAAATTCATCCGCTGGATGCGGCGCGTGAGGAAGCGGACAAGAAAGCGAAAGAAGCGGCGAAAGCCAAAAAGACGTAATTTCATGGGGGGGCGACGCATGCGTCGCCCCCTACCGATAACTGGACGATGGCAACTCTGAGCGTAGGACAGGTCGCCCCGGCGTTTTCGTTGCGCGGGGCGGACGGTACAGATTTTGAACTGAATCAACACGGCGCGCGGCTCACGCTCGCCGTCTTTTTCAAGACGACGTGTCCGACGTGCGTGCTGGCGTTTCCGTACTTTGAAAAAATGCACCAGACTTTATATGATGCCGGGTTGGTGGTGTGGGGCATTTCGCAAAACGACCGCGCGCGGTCGGTCGAATTCGCACGACGATACGGTAGCACATTTCCTATTTTGATTGACGACGCTTGGCGCGTGTCCAACGAGTTCGATCCGGAATTTGTGCCGACCGCGTTCTTGATTGATCGCGCCGGCAAAATTGTCGAGCGCGTGGTCGCGTTCGACAAAGCAGGGTTGAATCGCGTGGCGCATTCGGTCGCCACGACATTGAGCGTCGCGGTACCCGTGATCGCGCCGGACAAGGATGGCAATCCGCCGTTTCGTCCCGGCTGAGGTGCGGCACATCACAAGCATGGCTAGGTGAGCCATTAAGATCGAAATTCTGATACCGAGACATTGCCAATGCATTTTGAAATCATCGGCGAGATCACTGATATTGAAATCATTGCGGTTGGAAGTAGTATTCGTATCCTGGCGATGCTTCGTGAGCAATACGGGACCGCCCGATGGAGAAAGCTCAAGGGAATCGCAGCCGTACGTTTGTGGAATGGCGAGATTCGTCGTGCCGAAGTGCATTGGTTTGAAGCGCACGGCATCGGTAAACGAAAAATGAGAGTAAAGCGTTATTTGGATTGAACCTATGGATAAACTACGCAAAGTGACACCTCGATTTGCAATTTGCATTCGGAGTGATGACGCGGATATGTTGACGCCGCGAATGCTGTACCAAATCTTGCCCGATGCAAGCGCCGCGCGCTCTGGATATGTTCGCGTGATTGATAACGAGGGCGAAGATTATTTGTACCCGGCAAAGGATTTCATTCTCATTGATCTTCCCCGCGTGGTGGAACGCACTCTGAAGCGAATCGCACTTTCGGGTGCGCCGGCAACATCTGCAGAACGACCGATAGCGACGATGCGACAGAAACGGCTAAAACAAAAAGCCGCGTGATGCGCGGCAAAGATAAGCAGGAGAACGATGGCAATTCACGAAATACTCATGTCGGATCACCCGGTGCTCCGGCAAAAAGCCAAAAAGGTCAAACGCGTGGACGCGTCCACGCAGAAACTCATAGACGACATGTTCGACTCGATGCGCGAGGCGCGCGGGCTGGGTCTCGCCGCGCCGCAAATCGGCGTGGGTTTGCGCGTGCTCGTGATCGAAATGCCCGAGGACGAAACCGACGATAGTGTTCAGGCGCTGCCACGCGACCATCGCAAAGTGGAATACAGCGGACAACAAATCGCGCTCGTCAATCCGGAAATCGTCAAAGCCGAAGGCGAGCAGTTCGGCGAAGAAGGATGTCTCTCGATTCCCGGTTATGTTGGGATGGTGCGCCGCGCGATGAAAGTGACCGTCAAAGGTCTCGACCGCAAGGGCAAAGAGACGCGCATCAAAGGCGAAGGTCTGCTCGCGCGCGCGCTGCAACACGAAGTAGATCATCTCGACGGAATTTTGTTCACCGACCGTCTCGAAAAACCGGAAGACTTGTACCGCGTCACCGAGAACCACGAGCGCGTGCCGGTGTTTCAGGGCGGCGCAACCCAATCCTCGAAGAAAGAGTTATCACCCGCGTGAGTAATAAAAGCAAAGTCGCCATTCTCAGAACGTCCCCGCGCACCGTGCTCGCAGATTACCACCGCTTGATGAACCTCGCCGGTTATCACCAAGTCATTGATCGTCAAGCCGATACCGCGCTCAAGGTCAACATCTCCTGGCACTTTTTCTTTCCCGGTAGTTCGACGACGCCCTGGCAATTGGAAGGCGTGATTCGCGCGCTGAATCAAGACGGGTACGACCCGAATCTGATTCACGCGTGTCACAATCGTACCGTCGTGATTGACGCGCACCTGGGCGAGCGCGAGAACAAGCAGCTCAACGTCGTCGAGCGTCACGGTTTGCGAAACATCCATCTCTACGAGGGCGAAGAGTGGATTCACATTCGCGATGCAGTCGGCGATCTCACGGAAAAATTCTTGTGCCTCAACGATGTGTATCCCGGCGGATTCTACATTCCGAAACGATTCATCGGCGAGAACATCATCCATCTGCCGACGGTCAAGACGCACATTTTCACGACGACGACCGGCGCGATGAAGAACGCGTTCGGCGGCTTGCTCAACGAGCGGCGGCACTGGACGCACCCGGTCATCCACGAGACCTTGGTTGACCTGTTGATGATTCAAAAGAAAATTCATCGCGGTGTGTTCGCGGTGATGGATGGCACGTTCGCCGGCGATGGTCCTGGTCCGCGTTGCATGACGCCGCATGTCAAGAATGTTTTGCTCGCGAGTTCGGATCAAGTTGCGATTGACGCGGTCGCGGCGAAGTTAATGGGTATGGATCCGCTCTCGATCAAGTTCATTCGCCTCGCGCACGAACGCGGGCTGGGTTGTGGCGACCCGCGCGAAATCGAAATCACTGGCGACGTGAGCGCGGCGAATGAGAACTGGCAATTCGTCGGACCGTTCCAAAAGATGACGTTCGCTTCGCGGATGCAACACAAAATTTATTGGGGTCCGCTCAAGAAACCGATCGAGTGGAGTCTCAAGACGGTGCTCGCGCCCTGGTCGTACATCGCGAGCGTGGTTTATCACGACAGTTTCTGGTATCCGTTTATCGCGAAACGACAGATGGATCAGGTGCTCGGTAGTGAGTGGGGCAAGTTGTTTCGCAATTGGGAAACGCTCACGCCGGACGAGCAAGGTTTTCCATCGGTGGGCGACGATTCAGCACAGTTGCATCGCGTCGGATGGAAAGCGTTCTATCGTTCGTTGGGTGTGCTCGGTACGACCGTCAGAGAAGCGCCCGAGTTCGCCGCGCGAAAACGCCGAACGACCAACGCGTGAGACGAACGATGCCCCGCGTGTAACAATCCGATGTGTGACCTGCGCGGTCGAGCGAAGCCGCGCAGGTCTTTTTCGTGCGCGTGTTGGGGCGAGGCATTCGCCAAATCATGTTCGTGCGACAAGGTGGTTAGCATTGTGCGGTTAATCTCTCGATCATCGCGATTGTGCGAATGCCTCGCCCCTACGCCCTTTGACTTTTCTTTTTCGACTGCGTATAATCTCAAGCGGTTTCATCGAACGTCTGCGAGGAGGCATTCGTGTTCAATGCACTGAGGGTTGGTTATAGCGTCCTGCGCTATCGCGGCGGCATTGGTCAGTGGGCATGGGCGATCAATCGCGTCGCGGGCTTGGGCGTTTTGCTTTTTCTCGCGCTCCACATCTTTGATATTTTCCTCGTCGGCTTTCCGGAACTATTCGAAGAATTGCTCGTCATTTACAAAGGACCGATCCCGCGTATCCTCGAAGTGTTCCTCGTTTTCGGTTTGCTCTATCACGGCGTCAACGGGTTGCGTCTGATTCTGATGGATTTCAAACCGACCACGGCGCGGTACCACATCAAACTTTTCTACATCCAAATCGTGATTTTCCTCATCCTCTTCGTTCCCGCGAGCGTCGTGATGCTCGGCGAATTCTACGGCGTTGTGGGCAGCATCGCGATGACGCTTGCGTTGCTCGCACTGCCGCTCGTCATCGCGTACGCGGCGACGCGCGCGCCGCTCGGCGCGGTGAATACAGAAGTGAGTGGCGGCAATTATCAAGACGCGCTCACGCGGCTCGCGTCCTCGCGTGGCAAACCGCGCAGTGGATTCGAATTCAATATGTGGTTGTTCATGCGCGTCTCTGGTTTGTTGCTGATCGTCATCGCGTTGTTCCATGTGTTCTGGATGCACTTTGTCATCGGCGTCGAGAAAATCACCTTCGCGACGATTGTCGAACGCTGGACCGGACCGCAAGGCGCGTTCTGGCGCTTGTACGATTTGCTCCTGCTTGCGTTTGCGTTCACGCACGGCGTCAATGGTACGCGCAATGTGATTGATGATTATTTTCATTCGCCGGGT includes these proteins:
- a CDS encoding peptide ABC transporter substrate-binding protein is translated as MRRLFFVLLVALWVTGCEGVTVPTTPSQVSPQPSAIHQPAQTATPAIPRPRVLRINLGVRPDLLDPQRASTNNELAILRLVYEGLTRVDEKGKVLPGAAASWEFSNSGKTLTFHLRDGLVRADGAPILASDFEFAFRYALDPRVGGASPSLLDDVRGALAAYTLDPKSKPEDIEKALSNVGIKATDERTLVVNFDQPTGYWLTLASTWVGYPSERNKVDQDPDAWWIKPENHNGNGPFKIVEIQDSYIRLIPNENYWGDKPKLDRLEFYFQSDADAIESYRRGELEIVRLTMDNWTQAQADSALNKDLLRMPAARVTYIGFNVKKAPFTDKNVRRAFSYALDRDGFVRDVLKGLGKPYTSWIPPGIPGYDASATVPGYDPSAAQRALIDNGYGTADKQKIDCAKLGVIKLSYSNTPRTQVLFSLIAANLTRVFACPVLLDPVEPNAYPVYVRDPKTTPQLFLIPWEGEYLHPQDWLFLQSCKGVYAQRIGYCNKDFDAALAAANQELDAEQALEKYKAAQRIFIGDIAGAFLWNNENAYLVKPYVLGVREHLGALDAAWAGQSGPVNTYAIDTTKVGAAYPTK
- a CDS encoding lamin tail domain-containing protein; the protein is MPRIFFVLMIALLGAFVLLALAAPLALPASAQCGRTGCPPPKEPPQQPEPQEPREPREPLADRRDDPTRAPVPTPAPTSTPEPTRVTVSTIPSPEPSAGPNIPLATQTATAPEPVVVATSTPLPPATVLAMPTFPTTIVLNEYRVPDRNAENEWIELYNLGDSSVDLSGWQLAHTANGGGAYIIPSGTTIAPRGFRVFTRAQTGLTLNSQSDDVQLVYPNGAVADTTRHSRLRDNQVYARSVDGAGLWLADCKPTPNTANCPLVAGASSYFRDHIATPSLFGALNVAALITNFLLALVLALAMGFFGNMLNDVLESHEPEIAAWFAPIRPVIYGIRNAATQFDDTFAKWRLSLLGWVIKLGFMLVLYGIVFAYLDPSFDITQPAGWLLIAALALSAGVIGVIDDLAQYAYLRRRGSRGTIRLHGGNLLLSILSAMFSRFSGLTPGLLFGNPAGIEDVDDPHFEIPSHFIALGAMGILAIAAWLLTPLIDEGAWLHTTLLLIFALGVQSVFFEMLPIKYLHGKGIFQYNRWLWVILFALTTTVFFQTMLNPNGDFVHAFQQSNMIVLSLTVIGFCILSAGLWYYFQRVQKATAQG
- the nuoB gene encoding NADH-quinone oxidoreductase subunit NuoB is translated as MADGTPQTSGIQVSRSEEEWLEDQVRRSVWVTQWDKVIDKLIDPLYNWGRRNSVWPMGFGLACCAIEMICTSASRFDISRFGMELFRASPRQADLMLVSGTVTKKMAPAVVRLYNQMAEPKYVLAMGACASAGGPFKEGYSVVSGVDKLVPVDVYVPGCPPTPQALLYGLMQLQKKIDKQSVREVAWYRKGETEGVPEPVLGPDLFDPRRAEEITALARDPQSLAARAVKIQTKADAKAEKK
- a CDS encoding NADH-quinone oxidoreductase subunit D; translation: MAVNAPPAPTEKQVTTAFDAPSVAEKIKIKFPDAVESAAGQNLVIKGERLLDAARILHDELGFDYLHNVTSVDFPDRFEVVYQLSSIERQGVPLTLKVNAQRQDPAVPSLVSVYRGADFQEREVYDMMGIRFLGHPNLRRILMWDGFEGFPLRKDYHEPYYEDDKKPFGTRWDQGHHVIAEDRNPWHDNVIYPANFDAVSYKPQRDTVRTVGAAEAVATKLKTDKIVLNIGPQHPSTHGVLRLKTTLDGETIVAVEPVLGYLHRNHEKIGERNTFLGNIPFTDRLDYFTSMNNNHAYVIGVEKLMGLKVPERAEYIRIIMAELTRFVSHLSFLGFLFNDLGAFYTPLLYGLEERELVLDLFEAASGSRMMCNYMRFGGVARELPDGFLDKVSYLANERFPRVMDEFDRFLTGNEIFLARTQGVGVLTREQAINYSTAGPVLRGSGVKYDVRRAEPYSIYDRFEFDIPTGTTGDVHARFMMRFWEAHQSIRILQQALKQIQPGEIMTGKKNYQVRVPKGEVYGRGENPKGELGFYLVSDGNPNPYRYHVRSPSFINLTSMNEMSVGHKVADLIIILGSHDVVMGEVDR
- a CDS encoding 4Fe-4S binding protein; the encoded protein is MSFGLGVLRGMGVTLRRAIKTYQGDFKHLGKPYEPTAFAERQSVKGSGIFTVQYPEEKLKPPENFRFVPFLVYDPKLDEKGKPVIDAATGKEAIGYERCTSCGICAKVCPPQCIWIVRATKPEGKPRPKCTEFYIDIDVCMNCGMCAEFCPFDAIKMDHDYELGDYERHVGHIHDITRLMKSSTYHAQIHPLDAAREEADKKAKEAAKAKKT
- a CDS encoding TlpA family protein disulfide reductase; its protein translation is MATLSVGQVAPAFSLRGADGTDFELNQHGARLTLAVFFKTTCPTCVLAFPYFEKMHQTLYDAGLVVWGISQNDRARSVEFARRYGSTFPILIDDAWRVSNEFDPEFVPTAFLIDRAGKIVERVVAFDKAGLNRVAHSVATTLSVAVPVIAPDKDGNPPFRPG
- the def gene encoding peptide deformylase; translation: MAIHEILMSDHPVLRQKAKKVKRVDASTQKLIDDMFDSMREARGLGLAAPQIGVGLRVLVIEMPEDETDDSVQALPRDHRKVEYSGQQIALVNPEIVKAEGEQFGEEGCLSIPGYVGMVRRAMKVTVKGLDRKGKETRIKGEGLLARALQHEVDHLDGILFTDRLEKPEDLYRVTENHERVPVFQGGATQSSKKELSPA
- a CDS encoding DUF362 domain-containing protein gives rise to the protein MNLAGYHQVIDRQADTALKVNISWHFFFPGSSTTPWQLEGVIRALNQDGYDPNLIHACHNRTVVIDAHLGERENKQLNVVERHGLRNIHLYEGEEWIHIRDAVGDLTEKFLCLNDVYPGGFYIPKRFIGENIIHLPTVKTHIFTTTTGAMKNAFGGLLNERRHWTHPVIHETLVDLLMIQKKIHRGVFAVMDGTFAGDGPGPRCMTPHVKNVLLASSDQVAIDAVAAKLMGMDPLSIKFIRLAHERGLGCGDPREIEITGDVSAANENWQFVGPFQKMTFASRMQHKIYWGPLKKPIEWSLKTVLAPWSYIASVVYHDSFWYPFIAKRQMDQVLGSEWGKLFRNWETLTPDEQGFPSVGDDSAQLHRVGWKAFYRSLGVLGTTVREAPEFAARKRRTTNA